The sequence CCATTTGAGGATGAATCGGAAATCGCCAATTCCACTGGCGGCTAGCGTGCGGATAGGACCAGCGGAGATGGCATTGACGCGGATTCCTTTTTTGCCAAGGTCAAAGGCAAGATAGCGCACCGTTGATTCTAGAGCGGCTTTGGCCACTCCCATCACATTATAGTGAGCGACATGCTTCACGCTTCCAAGGTAGCTGAGGGTGAGGATTGAGCCTTGAGAACTGATGATGGGGAGCAGGGCTTGGGTGAGCTCAATAAGGGAGAAAACGGAGATCTCCATGGCGATATTAAAGGCACTTTTGGGGGTGTTCACAAATTCACCATCAAGAGCATCTTTGGGGGCAAAAGCCACGGAGTGGACGATGAAATCAATCTCTCCGAAATCTTTTTGGAGCGATTCCCTAAGGGCTGTGAAGTGCTCAGGTCGGCTCACATCTAGCTCATAGACATAGGAGCTTCCAAACTCCTCAGCGATGGGACGGACTCGCTTTTCGATCTGCTCATTCATAAAGGTGAACGCAATTTCTGCACCCTGTTCTTTGCACGCTTTGGCGATTCCATAAGCGATCGACTTGTTGTTGGCGACTCCGACAATGAGCCCTTTTTTCCCTTTCATAACCATATTTGAAACTCCTTTGAGGTTTAAATTTTTTGAATCATTTGGCAAAAATCTTCCACTTTGAGCGAAGCGCTTCCAATGAGCGCGCCATCGACTTCAGGGAGAGCGAGAATCTCGGCGATATTGGAGAGATTCACGCTTCCGCCATAAAGGAGAGGGCAAGAGAGATGCGCTTTGAGAGCGGCGTGGGTCTCTTGGATCTGCTCTAAGGAGGCGCTCACTCCCGTGCCAATCGCCCAAATGGGCTCATAGGCTATGATGAGCTTGGGATAGGAGAGATCGATTCCCTCTAGCTGGGAGAGATTGTGACG comes from Wolinella succinogenes DSM 1740 and encodes:
- the fabI gene encoding enoyl-ACP reductase FabI, which encodes MVMKGKKGLIVGVANNKSIAYGIAKACKEQGAEIAFTFMNEQIEKRVRPIAEEFGSSYVYELDVSRPEHFTALRESLQKDFGEIDFIVHSVAFAPKDALDGEFVNTPKSAFNIAMEISVFSLIELTQALLPIISSQGSILTLSYLGSVKHVAHYNVMGVAKAALESTVRYLAFDLGKKGIRVNAISAGPIRTLAASGIGDFRFILKWNEANAPLRKNVTIQEVGNSAMYLLSDLSSGVSGEIHYVDGGYNIMGMCAVEEVDGKATMVWDTLQ